The genomic segment AGACTCGTCTCTTCAAGTCATTCACAGCAACATTCAGTGTTCCGGCCGACGGACAGTACGGATTGCTGTTGGATGTAGGGCAGCGTATGGCACGCAAACATTACATCGCTATTGATGGAAATAAAATTGTCGATGTGAATAATTTGTGGCTCCCTCCTACAACTTCCGTTATAGTAGAATTATCGAAAGGAGAACATACTGTTGAAGTACAGGGCGTAAAGGAAGATTCCCCCGTATTATATTGGAGACAAGTAACCGATGAGACTGTCTTCCGTTCTCCGGTAGCACATTCTTTGGACTATACCGTATTCTCCGGAAATGCCGATGAAATAATAGCCGGTTACCGTCAGTTGACAGGCAAAGCGCCTATGTTGCCACTTTGGGCATTAGGCTATATTCATTGCAGGGAACGTTATAATACACAAGCGGAGCTGTTGGAAAACGCACATGAATTTAGGAAACGGAAGCTCCCTGTGGATGTAATCGTACAAGATTGGCAATGGTGGGGAAAGTACGGGTGGAATGCCATGCAATTCGATGAAAGCAAATATCCGGATCCCGGCAAAATGGTACGTGAGCTTCATAACATGAACATACACCTGATGTTGTCCGTTTGGTCTAAAATAGATAAGCAATCGGCACTTGGAAAGCAAATGGAGTCTAAAGGTTTTTACATTCCCGGCACAGATTGGATTGATTTTTTCAATCCTGATGCAGCAGCTTTTTATTGGCATAATTTTAGCAGTAAATTATTGAGGCCCTACAAAATTGATGCGTGGTGGCAGGACGCTACCGAACCGGAAAATGATGATTTACTGAACCGGCGAATAAACAATGGGAAAATCCCGGGTGAATTCTACCGCAATGTTTATCCGCTTTTTGTGAATAAAACCGTCTATGAAGGCTTACGTAAGGATGACCCGGATCGGCGTGCTATGATATTAACCCGAAGCGGGTTCTCCGGTATACAACGATATGGTGCAGTAACATGGTCGGGAGACGTAGGCAATGACTGGGAAACACTTCGTCGGCAAATAGCTGGCGGATTAGGGCAAATGGCTACCGGTCTGCCTTGGTGGACCTATGATGCAGGCGGCTTTTTCCGCCCTTCCGACCAGTATACGAATAAAGATTACCAAGAACGAATGTTGCGTTGGATACAGGCCGGAACCTTCCTGCCATTGATGCGTATTCATGGTTATATGAGCCAGACAGAGCCTTGGCGGTACGGAGAACAAGTGGAACACATTGTTTCCGACTTCTTAGACCTACGTTATCGCCTATTACCCTATATATACTCACATACTGCATTAGTTTCACACCAAGGAGGTACTTTTATGCGTCCGCTGATATTTGATTTTTCACAAGATAAGGAGGCTTTGAAACAGCAGAATGAATATATGTTTGGAAACTCCTTACTGATTAATCCCATAACCCAAAGCAATGTACAAAGCTGGAAAACCTACCTTCCTGAACATGCGGCAGGATGGATTGATTTTTGGAATGGAAAGGCCTATGAGGGAGGACAATACGTGGATATTCCGGCATCAATAGAGAAAATCCCGGTATTTGTAAAAGCCGGTACCATATTACCGTTAGGCATGAAAAAGCAATATGCTTCGGAAAATCTTAGCGCCCCCTTGGAGATACACATTTATCCGGGTGAAGACGCTTCATTCATTTTATACGAGGATGAGGGAGATAATTACAATTATGAAAAAGGGGCATATAGCAACATCCGTTTTAACTGGAATGACCGTAAACGAGTATTGACGATAGAAGAACGACAAGGAGAATATCTCGGCATGCAGGCCAACAGGACTTTCTGTATCATAAGTCCGTCTGCGGAAAAAACAGTCGTATATCAAGGTAAAAGGATGAAAATCCAATTGCCATAATAAGACTATGAGACGGAAGAAAGTATTTAGTTTCCGAATTTAAACATATTTAGTCCATTATGTAATAACAGAAAACAAATGTATAACTATTAAACGCATTATAAACAAAGAGGTTGATTTATTGCAGTCTCGAAATTGAATATCTACAAATGAAAAAAAGATTATCTATTTTTATTGGGGCATTATTATATGGAATAATACTGAAGTCACAAGGCAGCCCCTACATGGAGCATTTGTCTGATTATATTGAAAATCTTTCGATTTTTGAGCAAAATCAAGAGCCTGGCAGATGCTATTATATGCCTTCAAAGTATATTTCATTAAATGGTATATGGAAATTTATGTGGAGCGATGTGCCACAAAATATTCCCACCGAATTCTTTAAATCAAAATTTAACGATCGTTCTTGGGATAATATTGAAGTGCCTTCGAATTGGGAAATGTTGGGATATGGTGATAAAATGTTTCGTAATGTAAGTGCACCTTTCCATGTAAATGTACCTTTTGTACCAAGTGATTATAATCCTACCGGAGCTTATCGCAGAGAGTTTCAACTACCAAATAATTGGAATGGTCATCAGGTGTTTCTACGATTCGAAAAGGTTGCTTCTGCTTCGTTTGTATGGATTAATGGGCACGAAGTGGGGTATAATGAAGGTGCTCAAGAACCTGCAGAATACAACATCACACGTTTTTTGAAACCAGGCAAAAATACTATTGCTGTATTGGTTTTGAAGTATTCCGATGGGTTCTTTCTTGAAGGGCAAGACTATTGGCGATTGTCCGGTATCTTTGATGATGTGTCTATCTATGCCACTCCACCGATTCGTTTATTTGATTGGTATGTCAGAACTACTTTTGACAAGCATTATATCGATGCCAATCTTGATGTGGAAGTTAACGTAAAAAAATATGAAGCCGATAATATCAGTCATCTTACGTTAAAAGGGGAATTGTGTGACAAAGTAGGCAAGTACATCCAATCCTTACCTTCCATAAAAATCAATTTACAATCAGTAGGCGATGAGACAGTGATGTTAAGAACAAAGGTAAAACAACCTCTTAAATGGACAGCCGAAACTCCTAACCTTTATACATTACGTCTTTCTCTGTATGGAGAAGACGGGCAACTGATAGACAAAAGCGAAACAAAAATAGGATTTAAACAAACAAAGATTGAAAATGGGATATTCTATTTGAATGGTGTTCCGGTAAAAATTAATGCTCAAAACTCTCATATGCAACATCCCGAATGGGGACATATGATGAAAGAGAATGTAATACGCCAAGATCTTGAGATCCTTAAACAATTCAATTTCAATGCTGTAAGAATTTCACATTATCCTCCGGTAAACAAATATCTTGAATTAGCCAATGAGTATGGATTATATGTTATTGATGAAGCAGGTGTAGAGGCGCATGCCACCGAATGGGTGTCTAAAAAGCCCGAATTTACAGATATGTATCGTGAACGTGTACGCAAAATGGTGTTACGTGACCGTAACTATCCTTGTATCCTATTTTGGAGTGCCGGCAATGAATCGGGCGAGGGATTCAATATCAGTGAAGTAGTGCAAGAAGGAAAGAAGTATGATGATACCCGAAGCTGGATGTATGGCGGAAATGCATTCTCTCATCCGGCCGAAGATATTATCGGGCCTCGTTATCCTCGTCCAGATGAATTAGAAATACAAGAAGGATTAGGATTTGATCACGACAATCGTCCTTCGTTTATGGACGAATACCTATCTGTAGCTGGTAATGCTTGTGGTAGTCTTGATGAATATTGGAGAGTTATCTATACTCATCCACGTATCATCGGTGGAGCGATATGGGATTTTATCAGTCCCGGACTCACCGAGACGATACGTCGTTTGTCCGATTCTTCTCCACATAACATTCCTGCCCACATCATGGGCAATGCTAAACTTGTGAAGGGCAAAACGGGCAAAGCGATTGATCTTAGCGGACATGATGAATGGGTGGAAATATATCGCAAGAATGATGTTGAAATTAGCGGCAATCAACTATCACTGACTTGCGATGTTTTTCCACGTAGACTTATCAGTGATTGTGGTTCCTTTATTACAAAAGGAAGTCGTCAGTTTGGACTTCAACAAAAAGGCAAGTCAGAACTCCGCTTCTATATATTTACTGATAAGTTACATGAAGTTGTTGCAACTTTACCTCATGATTGGGAGTACAGTTGGCATAACATTGCCGCCGTATATAATGGCAACGAGATGAAGTTGTATATTGACGGTGTAGAAAAGGCAATAGGTAAAGCAAGTGGAAAAATAAGAAATCTGCCATATCCCATCAATGTAGGGCGTAATGCCGAAATACATAATTGTGAAACAAATGTGGCTATATGTGATGCTATTATTGACAATGTCGGTATCTTTAATAGTGCTCTTTCTCTTGATAAGATGCAAAGTGATAAGGCTTTGCTTTGGTTAAACTTTGAGGAAGAGTTCAAAGAAGGTAACTTTTTCAGCTATGGTATCGGGGCTAGAACCTATGGTAGTGTATGGCCGGATAGAACTCCACAACCAGAAATGTGGCAGATGAAAAAAACATGCCAACCTTTTGACTTCTCAATGGTTGATGAGACTAATTACATCATTCAAATATGGAATCACCTAAGTTTCACACCTTCTCAATATTATGACATTACTTGGAGTTTGAAAGAGGATGATACTGTTATTCAATCAGGCATTATCGATTGCCCGATAGAACCGTTGCAGAAAAAGCAAGTCAAGTTACCCATTGTTATGCCTACCATAAAGGCAGGTGCTGAATATAGAATTGAACTCACCGCTTGCATTAAGGGCAACGAACTTTGGGCTAAGAAAGGTCATTTAGTAGCTTGGGAACAATTAGAGTTGTCTTGGCATAAGATAGAGATGTTAGTAGCAGAACCATGTAAGGGCAAGTTAATTGTTGATAATACCGACTCTATTACTGTAGTGAGTGGTAATAACTTCAGTTACACTTTCTCACGCAAGGAAGGTAAATTGATATCTATGGTTGTAAATGGAAAGGAGATGCTAATAGAAGCACCACTAATGAATGTTTGGCGAGCACCTTTAGCCAACGAACTCGATGATTGGACTGTATGGTCGGAGAACAGAAATGGATGGAAAAAGGAGTATGGTATGCGTACGGTGACTGAGCAGTACTCTACCGGTATGGATAATTTGGTAAATATTGTGGCTAATTACGATACTCAAATTTCTGAATATCAGGTAAATGTAAATATTTATTCGTACATGCTCACCAGTGATAATGCTGTAAAACAGAGAGACAAGTATATTTCTGGCATTCAAACCAATGGTTTTGAAAATTTCTTCCAATTTTCTATCCGGGCCGATGGTAGCATACGTCTAAAGCACATAGTGCAACCTAATGGTGTACTACCTCAGTGGCTAATGCGCATGGGGTTGACAATGAGTTTATCAAAAGCTTTGCAAAAAGTGAAATGGTACGGAAGGGGACCTGAAGAAAACTATCCCGACCGTAAAAGTGGGTATCCCATAGGAATATATACTACAACTGTACAAGATATGTATGAGCCTTATCTAATTCCGCAAGATTACGGTTTGCGTACAGACAATAGATGGTTAGAGGTTAGCGATAAGGATGGTGATGGTTTGCGGATTAAATCTGATTATTTATTTAATTTTAATATTTATCCGTTTACAACAGACAATCTCACAAAAGCAGTATACACATATCAACTTGAAGAAAGTAAAGGGAATACCTTGAATATCGACTATTGCACCTCAGGTGTGGGATGTACTGCTCGTTCAATATTTCGCTCATACAAAACTCCTGTCACTAAGTATGAGCGGACTATCTTTATCACTCCTTTGAAAAAATAACACATCAAATAGAGGGAGCAAAGATTTAATTGTACTATTTTGTGCTTATTGGAGAGATATCCCTAAAATAAGAAAGCTAAAGGTAACTAATTCATTGCGAGTTAGTTGCCTTTTTGGATCTTTAAGTATTCCCCAAAAAAACGGTTTGACGGTCAAAATGGGAGTAATCTAAATAAAAAACACATGGTAAATATACAAAAAATATCAGAAATCGAACCTCGTTTAGGTTTTACTATGGCAGTGTCCATAATATTGTGTAAATGAGAAAACAGGATTCAGGTATATCTTCCTATATCTGTATTCTGTTTTCAAATATAAGTATAAATTGGTTCATAATCAATCCCCAGTTATGAATTGGTTGCGTCCATTTCTTCTCAATCTCCATCAACGAGAGGTAAACCGTCTTTTTTGCGGCATCATCCGAGGGAAATGATAGTTTGGACTTAGTGTACTTCCTGATTTTTCCGTTCAGATTTTCAATAAGATTGGTTGTATAGATTATACTCCTGATTTCCAGAGGGAACTGGAAGAATACGGTCAGGTCGTCCCAATTCTTCCTCCATGAAAGTATGGCATACGGGTATTTTCCTCCCCATTTCCTTTCCAAATTATCAAGTTCCACGACGGCAGCCTCCTTGTTGTGAGCATTATAGATATTCTTCATATCGGCTGTAAACTCTTTCTTATCCTTATAAACAACATATTTACAAGAGTTTCTGATTTGATGTACCACGCATATTTGTGTGGAGGATTGAGAGAATACACTTCGTATGGTATCGGTAAACCCATTCAGGTTATCCGTACAGGTGATGAGGATATCTTGTACGCCACGCACTTTCAGGTCGGTCAGGACACCCATCCGGAAAGCGGAGCTATCAGTCTTGCCGCCCCACATACTCAAGACTTCTTTCAATCCGTTTTGTTTGAGCCCGACACACAGGTACACCGTCTTGTTGATAATCTTGCCGTTATTGCGTATCTTGAAGACGATACCGTCCATCCATACAATCAGATATACGGGATCAAGAGGACGGTTCTGCCACTCCAATGCCGCCTGGCTTACCTTGTTGGTTATAATGGATATGGCAGAAGTAGAGAGTTCTATTTCATAGATTTCCCCCATCTCTTCTTCGATATCAGAGACACTTATGCCTTTGGCATATAGAGAGATGACGAGCTTCTCAATAGACAAACCGAGGCTCTCGTGTTTGGGAACAACTATCGGTTCAAACTCTCCGTTACGGTTACGGGGGGACGGAGATGACGGATTCACTATGCTCGGTCTGGATTTTCTTAGGGTACTTGCCGTTACGAGAATTCCCACTGTTGTTTCCACTTATGGAGTTTTTCTCATAGCCCAGATGGGCATCCAACTCACCTTCAAGCATCTTTTCCAATACCTACGCATGCAACTGCTTCAGGAACCGGATCACATCGGCTTCCGTTTTAAATTGGCTCTGAAATTCCTTGCTCAAAACTTCATCGGGCACTGCTTGATTCTTTACAGTCATTTTCTTTGGCATTTTACAAAGTTATAAATAAAAAATACGGAACTCTTTTGGGAATCCCGTATTTCGCATTTACACAAAATATTTTATAGTGCCCATTTGTACCTGATTTGCAGACTTTTTTCATCACTTTGTCTTCCAGTTATGTATTGCATTCCACTTACGTTTCATACCCTTGTCTCCGACCAACCTGAAGAAAGAAAAAAAAGAAACCAAGTATTACCTCAGTTTCTCTTCTTGATTTGACTATAATAGATTGAGCTCTGTCTCTTCTCCATTCCGATAGCAATAGATGTCCAGATTTTCTGTAACCATCCACTGGCAGTTATTAAGTTTGAATCCGTATTTTCCCTCGATGGTTGAAAGGAAAGATTCAAAGTCCTCGTAATTCTCCGATTCTCTCAGTTCTTCATCTGTCAGCTTTATGATATTCAGACAGCCGACACAAAAATCCAAAATCAATACATACTTAGGTTCCATAATCTCAATCTTCTTTTAAGTTATACCTTTTCAATAATATACTTACCTGTGATGCTCTGAATTGACATCCCTTGGAAGTTACAAATCCTTCACTGTTCAGGATTCTCGCCATTTCAGATAAGCTCCTGTCTTCTTTCACCAGATTTTTCAACAATGCCATCGCCCTCTTGTTGTTAGGATTGTCAAGAGCTTTCCGGTGATTGGTCTTATTGCTATTTTCTACCGCTTGATGCAGTCTGTTTAATAAGTTCTCGGATTTACCAAGCTTATATCCTCTTGATTTCTTGGCTTTCAGGGATTGTTTCGTTCTTTGGCTGATCAATCCCGCCTCATACTCTGCTATACTGCTGATGATATGTAGCACAAGTTTATTGGCCTCAGGAAAATCACAAAATACGATCTCGACATCACTCTCCAACAATTTACTGGTGAAAGCCACATTCCGACTTAATCTATCCAATTTTGCTACAATCAGGATAGAATTCGTTTTTCTGCATAACTCCAAAGCTTCAGCAAGTTTAGGTCTGTTGGATTTTCTCCCGCTTTCCGTTTCAATATATTCAGCAATCGTTTTTTTATCCTTCAGGTAATTCCGCATTATTTCTCTTTGTGCCTCCACGCCAAGTCCTGAGATTTCCTGTTTCATCGTGGACTGTCGTAGGTAGGCTACATAATTTTTCTGTTTCATAATTAACACTTATTTAACGCTCTTCTCGGTTACTAAACGTCCGTTCAATAACCTTTAAGCTGATTTATAAAAACGGCTTTCCATGAGATTTCGAGTTTTTATAAAACCTACTCCCTCACAGAAAGCCTATTATCACATATTCCGATTTGCTCAGAGAACCGCCGATATCTTATGTATCATATGTATCAGAAACTCTCTTCTCATACTCATCGGTTTTCTCCACTTTCGAGTCTATCAGATCCACAAGTCCGTCAAGGGCGACATTATTATAAACCCGGACTTCCTCAGGAGAACCATCCCTGTGGAAAGTTACGTCGAAATAATCCGTCCCTTCATTATAGACTATCACTACATTTCCGGTCAGAAGAAAACCCTGCACATGGAACTGCAAGCCCCTGTCTATCACTTTTATCGTATCAAGATCCACTCCCCAGGACATAAGGACAGGGGGATTGTATTTCAGAATTGACCAGATATACTTAGCCAGTTCCAAATCGTAATTCTTATCTCTTTCCATCACTCTTTGTTTTTAAATCCATCATTCTTTTTTGTTTTCTCGTAAGGACTTCAAACCTGTAGAAATCCTCGTCACAGTTCATACACTGGAATACATAGCCTTTAATCCTTGATTTTAAAAGCATACGTCCGCATTCAGGACAGAATCTTCTCGTTTTCATATCCGCTGCCGTTTATCAGTTTGTATTCTTCATATTCCTTCCAAAGCATCCGGTAATCCCTGCATATCCTCTCGTAATCATCCGGTCTCAAGTGTGGAAAATCTGTGGAATACATTTCATAAAGGTCTTCGGGAGTTAAAGTCGGATCATTGTTCAGTATATCATAAATCTCATCCTCGAACTCATAGGGGCTGAAATATGGGTCACTTTGCGTATGGGGATAGGTGTTGGTACAGTCTTCTATGATATGCTCTACAAACAGCAGGCTTTTCATCAGGTCTTTCTTTACCGTTATCTCCTCATCGGTATGGGCATTGTAATAGCCACATGAGACGTTGAGACAGGAAACTTCCAATCCTTTTTCTTTCAAGGTCAGAATATCGGTCATCAAGCCGTTCTCCTCCATGTAACCCCATTTCTCAGGTTCTATCGCTTCCATGAACCCTTCGGAACACAGGTCAGAATATCCTATGTTTGTAATCAAATCCGAATTCCCCTTTCTGTCAGGCTGGATAACAAACCTCACATCATCAAAGAAAGACATCACCGCTTCAGAACTTCCCCTGCATCCCGTTTCCTCTTCCCTAAAAAAGACTACTTTCATAGGATCATACCTTTTCAGGCATTCAAGGCAGATGAACACTCCGTTCTTGTCATCGGCTCCCAAATTCTCAAACCTTTTATGTTTGGGTGAATAACCGAATATGACTTCCCTTGTCTCTACCGCCTTGAAATCCTTTGAATGGTTGCAGTGTGATACCTGGTCGATATGGCTCACCAGACAGGGATAGGTCTCAGCTTCTCCCTTTATCACATACAGGTTCCCGAATTTATCCTTTGATACGGATATGTTTCCGGGGAGCTGTTTTATATAGGAGCATAGAAACGTCATCATCTTCTGCTCCTTTCCACTGGGGCTGTAAATACTATACAGCCTCTTCAACAGTTGCGTATTCATGATTCATTTCTTTTTTAAGTTTGTAACCATACGGGAGATTGGTGCTTGGATTCACTTCATCAAATACATCCTCACCAAACTCCCATGCGTCCTCATTCCCAATCAGACGATTCAAGGTATCTACATGGATTGATTTCTCTTCATAGATACTTTCCGATTCATTCCAGATATTGATCCGGGTTATATCATCAAGGCTTTCATACCATTCATCATCATATTCGGAATAGTACCAGTTCTTCTGCTTGAATGTATCCTCGGCCTTCTCCATACACTCCTTACAGCAATAATGCTCTTCTGTCACCTCGGAGTATTCCGCATCACCTTCCAGCAGGTTCTCTCCACAATTGTCACAGCATACACAGTCATCCTTATGGTGGTATTCCCCTGTGGAACTTATCCACAGGAAGTCATCCAGGTTTTCGGAGTCTACATTTATCGCATTTCCATGCAGGTAGCAGAGTGTGGTCTCATCACAGTCGTATTGGTGATATTCGTCCCATGGACTTCCATCCTCATCGGTATCGCCATAAAGGTTCAGGTCTGTGGTGTCAAGGTTGTATGAGGAGTCGGGGTTCTCGTAGTTATAGGCTTTGCTGCGGCTGTAACTGTACCATTTGAAGGAGTCCTGGTAGGAAAGCGTATCCGTCTCTTCCAGATTGCACTCTATCTCAAACTTCCTGTCGGATAATGAGTTGCCGTCAATCTCCACAAAGGAATTTGCATCATGACAGGAAGCGCCAATCACCTTATAGCCGTCAATATAACCTTCCTGAATAAGTTTATCCACAAGCAGGCGTTTCAACACGTCATCGCTCTCTGAGGAATATTGCCTTTCGAGCAGCCTCCATTTCTTACCGTCCTGATCCGTAACATCGGTAAAAAGGATTGCCCTTGCCACAATCAGCCCTGTCTTATCCGTTATATAGGCCGCCTTGGCCTTCACTGAAGAATAATAGAATGAAGTACGGTCCTCATCCGTCATACATGAACCGAAGTTCCCCCTGCAATAGCTGCTGTCATAGATTCTCCAGAACTCGTCGTTGACATGAAGTTCCATATCGGGAGTATATCCATAGGTATAAGTACACCACCTTTGGACAAATACATCCCCTGCAATCCAGTTCACGACACAGGGTGAAAGCAGTTTCCCTATCTCTGTCTCAAGGATAAGCTCCCTCATGAACTTTCCGGCCCTCATCTTGAAAACCCGGTTACGTTCAACGTTGATATAACGGATTGAATGTTTGTCAAGGTCCTCACACAGGCCTCTGAATTCATCGGTCTCATATTTGGAGGAATAGTATGTTTCACCTATCAGCTCCACTTTATGGGACAG from the Bacteroides eggerthii genome contains:
- a CDS encoding TIM-barrel domain-containing protein — translated: MIRKTLFLFVLLIGCLAVFAQSNSFKENNVNIELPTGKLSLQPLNQNTVRVRFTKGQAVPKEELIYTEDVASPAYKVKENNTSLKLSLEKMIVVYDKQRHTLTFTDAKGQIILQEKEGGRLLKSSTVQGEPTFLAEQHFLSPADEYLFGTGQFQDGYLNVRGLSRRLTQVNTQIAIPFILSNKGYGILWNNYGLTDFNPADESVKLLPAKTEGQAVTVDATSTKGNKRETRLFKSFTATFSVPADGQYGLLLDVGQRMARKHYIAIDGNKIVDVNNLWLPPTTSVIVELSKGEHTVEVQGVKEDSPVLYWRQVTDETVFRSPVAHSLDYTVFSGNADEIIAGYRQLTGKAPMLPLWALGYIHCRERYNTQAELLENAHEFRKRKLPVDVIVQDWQWWGKYGWNAMQFDESKYPDPGKMVRELHNMNIHLMLSVWSKIDKQSALGKQMESKGFYIPGTDWIDFFNPDAAAFYWHNFSSKLLRPYKIDAWWQDATEPENDDLLNRRINNGKIPGEFYRNVYPLFVNKTVYEGLRKDDPDRRAMILTRSGFSGIQRYGAVTWSGDVGNDWETLRRQIAGGLGQMATGLPWWTYDAGGFFRPSDQYTNKDYQERMLRWIQAGTFLPLMRIHGYMSQTEPWRYGEQVEHIVSDFLDLRYRLLPYIYSHTALVSHQGGTFMRPLIFDFSQDKEALKQQNEYMFGNSLLINPITQSNVQSWKTYLPEHAAGWIDFWNGKAYEGGQYVDIPASIEKIPVFVKAGTILPLGMKKQYASENLSAPLEIHIYPGEDASFILYEDEGDNYNYEKGAYSNIRFNWNDRKRVLTIEERQGEYLGMQANRTFCIISPSAEKTVVYQGKRMKIQLP
- a CDS encoding glycoside hydrolase family 2 TIM barrel-domain containing protein, which codes for MKKRLSIFIGALLYGIILKSQGSPYMEHLSDYIENLSIFEQNQEPGRCYYMPSKYISLNGIWKFMWSDVPQNIPTEFFKSKFNDRSWDNIEVPSNWEMLGYGDKMFRNVSAPFHVNVPFVPSDYNPTGAYRREFQLPNNWNGHQVFLRFEKVASASFVWINGHEVGYNEGAQEPAEYNITRFLKPGKNTIAVLVLKYSDGFFLEGQDYWRLSGIFDDVSIYATPPIRLFDWYVRTTFDKHYIDANLDVEVNVKKYEADNISHLTLKGELCDKVGKYIQSLPSIKINLQSVGDETVMLRTKVKQPLKWTAETPNLYTLRLSLYGEDGQLIDKSETKIGFKQTKIENGIFYLNGVPVKINAQNSHMQHPEWGHMMKENVIRQDLEILKQFNFNAVRISHYPPVNKYLELANEYGLYVIDEAGVEAHATEWVSKKPEFTDMYRERVRKMVLRDRNYPCILFWSAGNESGEGFNISEVVQEGKKYDDTRSWMYGGNAFSHPAEDIIGPRYPRPDELEIQEGLGFDHDNRPSFMDEYLSVAGNACGSLDEYWRVIYTHPRIIGGAIWDFISPGLTETIRRLSDSSPHNIPAHIMGNAKLVKGKTGKAIDLSGHDEWVEIYRKNDVEISGNQLSLTCDVFPRRLISDCGSFITKGSRQFGLQQKGKSELRFYIFTDKLHEVVATLPHDWEYSWHNIAAVYNGNEMKLYIDGVEKAIGKASGKIRNLPYPINVGRNAEIHNCETNVAICDAIIDNVGIFNSALSLDKMQSDKALLWLNFEEEFKEGNFFSYGIGARTYGSVWPDRTPQPEMWQMKKTCQPFDFSMVDETNYIIQIWNHLSFTPSQYYDITWSLKEDDTVIQSGIIDCPIEPLQKKQVKLPIVMPTIKAGAEYRIELTACIKGNELWAKKGHLVAWEQLELSWHKIEMLVAEPCKGKLIVDNTDSITVVSGNNFSYTFSRKEGKLISMVVNGKEMLIEAPLMNVWRAPLANELDDWTVWSENRNGWKKEYGMRTVTEQYSTGMDNLVNIVANYDTQISEYQVNVNIYSYMLTSDNAVKQRDKYISGIQTNGFENFFQFSIRADGSIRLKHIVQPNGVLPQWLMRMGLTMSLSKALQKVKWYGRGPEENYPDRKSGYPIGIYTTTVQDMYEPYLIPQDYGLRTDNRWLEVSDKDGDGLRIKSDYLFNFNIYPFTTDNLTKAVYTYQLEESKGNTLNIDYCTSGVGCTARSIFRSYKTPVTKYERTIFITPLKK
- a CDS encoding recombinase family protein is translated as MKQKNYVAYLRQSTMKQEISGLGVEAQREIMRNYLKDKKTIAEYIETESGRKSNRPKLAEALELCRKTNSILIVAKLDRLSRNVAFTSKLLESDVEIVFCDFPEANKLVLHIISSIAEYEAGLISQRTKQSLKAKKSRGYKLGKSENLLNRLHQAVENSNKTNHRKALDNPNNKRAMALLKNLVKEDRSLSEMARILNSEGFVTSKGCQFRASQVSILLKRYNLKED